A DNA window from Vigna unguiculata cultivar IT97K-499-35 chromosome 10, ASM411807v1, whole genome shotgun sequence contains the following coding sequences:
- the LOC114166372 gene encoding dirigent protein 22-like translates to MATKFLLSFLFISCYVLSISADKETGFVGPVDPKSVSYKKKHTFSHFRFYWHEIFSGSNPSSVRIVPPQPKYSTTTTFGSVGVFDNVLTLGPELYSKVVGSAEGLYSSASQKEFALLVIMNFALTEGKYNGSTITFVGRSPIAQKVREMPVIGGTGVFRFARGYVESSTITFDPQTRNNTIEYNVYVYH, encoded by the coding sequence ATGGCTACCAAATTCCTCTTATCGTTCCTTTTCATCTCCTGCTATGTCCTCTCCATCTCAGCAGACAAAGAAACAGGTTTCGTGGGCCCAGTTGATCCTAAGTCCGTAAGCTACAAGAAGAAGCACACATTTAGCCACTTCAGGTTCTATTGGCACGAAATCTTCAGTGGAAGCAACCCTTCCTCTGTTAGAATCGTTCCACCACAACCAAAGTACAGCACAACCACCACCTTCGGTTCTGTGGGAGTATTCGATAACGTGTTGACCCTAGGACCCGAGTTGTACTCAAAGGTTGTGGGAAGTGCCGAAGGGTTGTACTCCTCTGCTTCACAAAAGGAGTTTGCCCTTTTGGTCATTATGAACTTCGCGTTGACCGAAGGGAAGTACAATGGTAGCACCATCACGTTCGTGGGGAGAAGCCCCATCGCTCAAAAGGTAAGAGAGATGCCGGTGATTGGTGGCACCGGTGTTTTCAGATTTGCCAGGGGCTATGTTGAGTCCTCGACCATCACCTTCGATCCTCAAACGAGGAACAACACAATTGAGTACAACGTCTATGTTTACCACTAA